Proteins found in one Luteimonas chenhongjianii genomic segment:
- a CDS encoding cold-shock protein, whose product MSNRQTGTVKWFNDAKGFGFITPQSGDDLFVHFRSIQGSGFKSLQEGQKVSFVVAQGQKGLQAEEVQAE is encoded by the coding sequence ATGAGCAATCGTCAGACCGGTACCGTCAAGTGGTTCAACGACGCCAAGGGCTTCGGCTTCATCACCCCGCAGAGCGGCGATGACCTGTTCGTCCACTTCCGTTCGATCCAGGGCAGCGGCTTCAAGTCGCTCCAGGAAGGCCAGAAGGTCTCGTTCGTCGTCGCGCAGGGCCAGAAGGGCCTGCAGGCTGAAGAAGTCCAGGCCGAGTAA